The following coding sequences lie in one Anoplolepis gracilipes chromosome 4, ASM4749672v1, whole genome shotgun sequence genomic window:
- the LOC140664644 gene encoding uncharacterized protein isoform X5: MKDMDISRGIVEFEVRVKLRELHEENILLRDDLERHEATIDNLRQQCSIAERQLDRCVQKCQQLEKENDEQREQLNEAIKSGKATILTLQRCKKEQQNLSRQLEAAEIEVQVIPFLKNKVEKISKEKIDCVKQITRLQDKFNETENECKQLKITITELEEINIKMKETYDQTIHNLREKNCQLTEEYNELQSLSVINGHSSGERLSMSPVSDIDGYCTHSTPYKSEKILLQESLYTELKASGFIAECSRYNLYRQELDEYDAAISTILEELEKVIQIFSKMWSSIDDVPEFNSQDMDKGTCIEALKYKVTFLLNMVTKEFTKKSTKDSSTQLGVDPANGPSNDLNQFGIMDFRDLLLKRAQPYTKIETDPHSIILHNCVNNNKDDEDSFSRVIKVFNTSTQNRFRIIEPIIEELYDIIESTHNAFISHRNHSSGNSRYRSIYTLPSQSLQSSLPTEEDSNQQTSSCQSSRTDSLDTSFARGDFCLTQENCNEKSFATESQNVSDEENLIPNRSSEMPKLNVLQMDSMALAATSEEGKSAKIIQEVSTSNPASPRRKISVYCRSFDVVTVQDSCEDNEKSSLEVRQSSSNLGDSSTRIDERLIPEIVVKDRNSTPRYPFSSNYRNTKNDSDSSNSLSPQKQFQDSLLEDESPIEQPVLRKICLAPTRLKLPQEIKNELKETTCAPSNFTKPNITDSPLSSIVDNGCEKDNDALRSSTTFIIDKCETEIKNSIFESKPENENFLRKGSTSARRLFPYNHTDSRKIVDSENPHSQASVQRVESELRVVERSVGGQMSGREDSSDNEPVVESIGDRCIGEKVDRAASAVSSTSLNGAKIAPVQENAKTCDRDLLNAKGKRQRFLFTRKSLSESESIGRSRCRCKHQESAPLIPEGDQRRVFPSLTNIRLQESGIANLSDTDSRETLSELELQKRYIVFSLCLCTDRVTLSRRVAMSLRQRDQSEKNLCCEVQKMLQDIQELAPLCTDRESVERVERVRHQLDMIVRCAHRVSCTAETLGAVYQEHRISRAIQLADRYLQLLQSRCEKLIADVAETKRILIENNIVIEENSGELCDDLPRIRYRSSTPANNRMMMARRRASVATMSRPIGSTQDVTKDTIRQRNSVSGRMTLRRPSFNSESPKYEIEKLDRTESSNSINELRGIFEHTESRRSSKEENNNMLRLSHSNSQNIINCAIGDNEIWTSIKEQTFEFFADDEDVSLDVKSCTRSSQSLLRSFPWRMMLWGVIFFFLGFFMNQVMVNACNGPLHGWSIEHILSRYIYKITNTAPHPM; encoded by the exons ATGAAAGACATGGACATAAGTAGAGGCATCGTGGAATTCGAGGTTCGCGTAAAACTTCGGGAACTTCACGAGGAAAACATCCTCCTTCGCGATGATCTTGAACGGCATGAGGCAACAATCGACAATCTCAGACAGCAATGTAGTATTGCAGAAAGACAGCT AGATCGTTGCGTTCAGAAATGTCAGCAACTCGAAAAGGAGAACGACGAGCAGAGAGAACAATTAAACGAAGCAATTAAGAGCGGAAAGGCTACGATCTTAACTCTGCAAAGATGTAAGAAAGAGCAGCAAAATTTATCGAGGCAATTGGAAGCCGCAGAGATTGAG gTACAAGTTAtaccatttttaaaaaacaaagtgGAAAAAATCAGCAAAGAGAAAATAGACTGCGTGAAACAAATCACCAGATTACAAGACAAATTTAATGAAACAGAAAACGAgtgtaaacaattaaaaatcacaATAACTGAACTGgaggaaataaatattaaaatgaaggAGACCTACGATCAGACGATTCAT AATCTGCGTGAAAAGAATTGTCAACTTACGGAGGAGTACAATGAACTGCAATCATTGTCGGTAATTAATGGACATTCTTCCGGAGAAAGa CTTTCAATGTCGCCAGTTTCTGATATAGACGGATATTGCACACATAGCACACCTTATAAATCAGAGAAAATACTGCTGCAAGAGTCATTATATACGGAACTGAAAGCTTCA GGTTTTATAGCTGAATGCAGTAGATATAACTTATATAGACAAGAACTGGACGAATATGATGCTGCGATTTCGACAATATTGGAAGAACTGGAAAA AGTTATACAGATTTTCAGTAAAATGTGGAGCTCCATCGATGATGTACCTGAGTTTAACTCGCAAGATATGGATAAAGGAACTTGTATCGAAGCATTGAAGTACAAAGTGACGTTTCTACTGAATATG gtcACAAAAGAGTTCACGAAGAAGAGCACCAAGGATTCAAGCACGCAGCTTGGAGTTGATCCGGCGAATGGCCCGAGCAATGATTTGAATCAATTTGGCATCATGGATTTCCGGGATCTGCTGCTGAAACGCGC CCAGCCgtatacaaaaattgaaacGGATCCACACTcgataattttgcataactGTGTGAACAATAACAAAGATGACGAGGATTCATTCTCGAGAGTTATAAAAGTATTCAACACAAGCACACAAAATCGGTTCCGCATCATCGAACCTATCATCGAAGAATTATACGACATCATCGAGAGCACTCATAACGCTTTTATCAGTCACAGAAATCATTCATCCGGGAATTCAAG atatcgatcaatatatacattgcCGTCGCAATCTCTGCAATCATCTTTGCCGACCGAAGAAGACTCGAATCAACAGACATCCAGTTGTCAGAGTTCAAGAACGGATTCTCTTGATACTTCCTTCGCGCGAGGAGATTTTTGTTTAACGCAAGAAAATTGCAACGAAAAATCGTTCGCTACAGAATCACAGAACGTTTCCgatgaagaaaatttaattccgAATCGATCAAGTGAGATGCCGAAATTGAACGTTCTACAAATGGATTCGATGGCGTTAGCAGCCACGTCGGAGGAGGGAAAGAGCgctaaaattattcaagaagTCAGCACGAGCAACCCGGCAAGTCCCCGTAGAAAAATCTCGGTCTACTGTCGATCCTTCGATGTGGTGACGGTGCAAGATTCGTGTGAGGATAATGAAAAATCCAGTCTGGAAGTTAGACAATCCTCGAGTAATCTAGGCGATTCTTCCACGCGAATTGATGAGAGACTTATTCCAGAAATCGTCGTGAAGGATCGAAATAGCACGCCTAGGTATCCGTTTAGTTCCAACTATCGCAACACGAAGAACGACAGCGATTCGTCGAATAGTTTGTCGCCACAAAAACAATTCCAGGATAGTCTATTAGAAGATGAATCACCGATTGAACAGCCGGTACTTAGAAAAATCTGTTTAGCGCCTACACGTCTAAAACTTCcgcaagaaattaaaaacgaATTAAAGGAAACCACTTGCGCCCCCTCCAATTTCACCAAACCGAATATTACGGACTCTCCTCTGTCTTCCATTGTTGACAATGGATGCGAAAAAGACAACGATGCTTTGCGTTCGTCTACGACGTTCATCATAGACAAGTGCGAAACGGAAATAAAGAATTCCATATTTGAATCGAAACCAGAAAACGAGAATTTTCTTCGGAAAGGTTCTACATCAGCTCGTCGCTTATTTCCATATAATCACACCG ATTCAAGGAAGATTGTGGATTCAGAGAATCCCCACTCTCAAGCGAGCGTACAAAGAGTCGAGAGTGAGTTGCGAGTCGTCGAGCGATCAGTCGGTGGCCAAATGTCGGGTCGCGAGGATAGTTCGGACAACGAGCCGGTGGTGGAATCCATCGGTGATAGATGCATCGGCGAGAAAGTCGATAGAGCCGCTAGTGCCGTATCGTCCACCTCGTTGAACGGCGCAAAGATAGCGCCGGTGCAGGAAAACGCGAAAACGTGCGACAGAGACCTGTTGAACGCGAAGGGGAAACGACAG CGGTTTTTATTTACCAGAAAATCACTCTCGGAGAGTGAAAGTATCGGCCGATCAAGGTGCCGTTGCAAGCACCAGGAAAGTGCTCCTTTGATTCCAGAAGGGGATCAACGCAGAGTCTTCCCGAGTCTCACGAATATTCGTCTGCAAGAATCCGGAATAGCTAATTTATCGGACACGGACAGCAG gGAGACTCTAAGCGAGCTTGAACTGCAG AAGAGGTATATAGTGTTCTCGCTATGCCTCTGCACAGATAGGGTGACTCTATCGCGAAGGGTAGCAATGTCGCTTCGGCAACGCGATCAATCGGAGAAAAATCTCTGTTGCGAGGTGCAGAAGATGCTGCAGGATATCCAG GAACTTGCGCCACTATGCACGGATAGGGAATCCGTGGAGCGGGTGGAACGGGTCAGACATCAATTGGACATGATTGTGCGATGTGCGCACAGGGTGTCTTGCACGGCCGAGACTCTAGGCGCCGTTTATCAGGAGCATAGGATTTCCCGTGCCATTCAGCTGGCCGACAGGTATCTCCAGTTGCTGCAGTCCCGGTGCGAGAAGCTGATTGCCGATGTCGCTGAGACCAA ACGGATTCTGATAGAGAACAATATAGTGATAGAGGAGAACTCCGGTGAGCTCTGTGACGATCTGCCCCGGATCAGATACAGGAGTAGTACACCCGCCAATAATCGTATGATG atGGCTAGAAGAAGAGCTAGCGTAGCCACAATGTCTCGACCGATTGGCAGCACACAGGATGTGACAAAG GATACCATAAGGCAACGAAACTCCGTTTCCGGACGCATGACTCTCAGAAGACCATCTTTCAATTCTGAATCCCCAAAGTATGAAATCGAGAAACTGGATCGTACTGa AAGTTCCAACAGCATCAACGAATTACGTGGTATCTTCGAGCATACCGAATCTCGTCGTAGTTCAAAGGAAGAAAATAACAACATGTTACGACTAAGCCACTCCAATAgccaaaatataataaactgtgCGATCGGCGACAACGAGATTTGGACAAGTATAAAGGAACAAACTTTTGAATTCTTCGCTGACGATGAAGATGTTAGCCTAGATGTTAAATCATG cACAAGATCGTCGCAATCTCTCTTGAGAAGTTTTCCATGGCGTATGATGTTATGGGgtgttattttcttctttctcggTTTTTTCATGAATCAAGTAATGGTGAACGCTTGCAACGGCCCGTTACACGGATGGTCAATCGAGCATATTCTCAGCAGATACATTTATAAGATAACAAACACGGCACCTCATCCGATGTAA
- the LOC140664644 gene encoding uncharacterized protein isoform X10 — protein MSAIELENVLQQMFTECDASMSVSTPDSTTISVGDEVPISKIVQYAQDQLPTWSIDDLAEFWKCLTAASSNDCVNLWQFKEAAKCWITKIQSSQDDNNNAREKLYLVSDTDSSMKDMDISRGIVEFEVRVKLRELHEENILLRDDLERHEATIDNLRQQCSIAERQLDRCVQKCQQLEKENDEQREQLNEAIKSGKATILTLQRCKKEQQNLSRQLEAAEIEVQVIPFLKNKVEKISKEKIDCVKQITRLQDKFNETENECKQLKITITELEEINIKMKETYDQTIHNLREKNCQLTEEYNELQSLSVINGHSSGERLSMSPVSDIDGYCTHSTPYKSEKILLQESLYTELKASGFIAECSRYNLYRQELDEYDAAISTILEELEKVIQIFSKMWSSIDDVPEFNSQDMDKGTCIEALKYKVTFLLNMVTKEFTKKSTKDSSTQLGVDPANGPSNDLNQFGIMDFRDLLLKRAQPYTKIETDPHSIILHNCVNNNKDDEDSFSRVIKVFNTSTQNRFRIIEPIIEELYDIIESTHNAFISHRNHSSGNSRYRSIYTLPSQSLQSSLPTEEDSNQQTSSCQSSRTDSLDTSFARGDFCLTQENCNEKSFATESQNVSDEENLIPNRSSEMPKLNVLQMDSMALAATSEEGKSAKIIQEVSTSNPASPRRKISVYCRSFDVVTVQDSCEDNEKSSLEVRQSSSNLGDSSTRIDERLIPEIVVKDRNSTPRYPFSSNYRNTKNDSDSSNSLSPQKQFQDSLLEDESPIEQPVLRKICLAPTRLKLPQEIKNELKETTCAPSNFTKPNITDSPLSSIVDNGCEKDNDALRSSTTFIIDKCETEIKNSIFESKPENENFLRKGSTSARRLFPYNHTDSRKIVDSENPHSQASVQRVESELRVVERSVGGQMSGREDSSDNEPVVESIGDRCIGEKVDRAASAVSSTSLNGAKIAPVQENAKTCDRDLLNAKGKRQRFLFTRKSLSESESIGRSRCRCKHQESAPLIPEGDQRRVFPSLTNIRLQESGIANLSDTDSRETLSELELQKRYIVFSLCLCTDRVTLSRRVAMSLRQRDQSEKNLCCEVQKMLQDIQELAPLCTDRESVERVERVRHQLDMIVRCAHRVSCTAETLGAVYQEHRISRAIQLADRYLQLLQSRCEKLIADVAETKWLEEELA, from the exons ATGTCTGCAATTGAATTGGAAAACG ttttgcAGCAAATGTTTACGGAATGTGACGCATCCATGTCCGTTTCGACGCCGGATTCGACGACGATATCTGTAGGTGACGAGGTGCCGATCTCCAAGATCGTCCAATACGCTCAGGATCAATTGCCGACCTGGTC AATCGACGATCTGGCGGAGTTTTGGAAATGTTTAACCGCCGCTTCGTCGAATGATTGTGTAAACTTGTGGCAATTCAAGGAGGCGGCCAAATGCTGGATCACCAAAATACAATCTTCGCAGGACGACAATAATAACGCGCGGGAAAAACTCTA CCTCGTAAGCGACACAGATTCGTCGATGAAAGACATGGACATAAGTAGAGGCATCGTGGAATTCGAGGTTCGCGTAAAACTTCGGGAACTTCACGAGGAAAACATCCTCCTTCGCGATGATCTTGAACGGCATGAGGCAACAATCGACAATCTCAGACAGCAATGTAGTATTGCAGAAAGACAGCT AGATCGTTGCGTTCAGAAATGTCAGCAACTCGAAAAGGAGAACGACGAGCAGAGAGAACAATTAAACGAAGCAATTAAGAGCGGAAAGGCTACGATCTTAACTCTGCAAAGATGTAAGAAAGAGCAGCAAAATTTATCGAGGCAATTGGAAGCCGCAGAGATTGAG gTACAAGTTAtaccatttttaaaaaacaaagtgGAAAAAATCAGCAAAGAGAAAATAGACTGCGTGAAACAAATCACCAGATTACAAGACAAATTTAATGAAACAGAAAACGAgtgtaaacaattaaaaatcacaATAACTGAACTGgaggaaataaatattaaaatgaaggAGACCTACGATCAGACGATTCAT AATCTGCGTGAAAAGAATTGTCAACTTACGGAGGAGTACAATGAACTGCAATCATTGTCGGTAATTAATGGACATTCTTCCGGAGAAAGa CTTTCAATGTCGCCAGTTTCTGATATAGACGGATATTGCACACATAGCACACCTTATAAATCAGAGAAAATACTGCTGCAAGAGTCATTATATACGGAACTGAAAGCTTCA GGTTTTATAGCTGAATGCAGTAGATATAACTTATATAGACAAGAACTGGACGAATATGATGCTGCGATTTCGACAATATTGGAAGAACTGGAAAA AGTTATACAGATTTTCAGTAAAATGTGGAGCTCCATCGATGATGTACCTGAGTTTAACTCGCAAGATATGGATAAAGGAACTTGTATCGAAGCATTGAAGTACAAAGTGACGTTTCTACTGAATATG gtcACAAAAGAGTTCACGAAGAAGAGCACCAAGGATTCAAGCACGCAGCTTGGAGTTGATCCGGCGAATGGCCCGAGCAATGATTTGAATCAATTTGGCATCATGGATTTCCGGGATCTGCTGCTGAAACGCGC CCAGCCgtatacaaaaattgaaacGGATCCACACTcgataattttgcataactGTGTGAACAATAACAAAGATGACGAGGATTCATTCTCGAGAGTTATAAAAGTATTCAACACAAGCACACAAAATCGGTTCCGCATCATCGAACCTATCATCGAAGAATTATACGACATCATCGAGAGCACTCATAACGCTTTTATCAGTCACAGAAATCATTCATCCGGGAATTCAAG atatcgatcaatatatacattgcCGTCGCAATCTCTGCAATCATCTTTGCCGACCGAAGAAGACTCGAATCAACAGACATCCAGTTGTCAGAGTTCAAGAACGGATTCTCTTGATACTTCCTTCGCGCGAGGAGATTTTTGTTTAACGCAAGAAAATTGCAACGAAAAATCGTTCGCTACAGAATCACAGAACGTTTCCgatgaagaaaatttaattccgAATCGATCAAGTGAGATGCCGAAATTGAACGTTCTACAAATGGATTCGATGGCGTTAGCAGCCACGTCGGAGGAGGGAAAGAGCgctaaaattattcaagaagTCAGCACGAGCAACCCGGCAAGTCCCCGTAGAAAAATCTCGGTCTACTGTCGATCCTTCGATGTGGTGACGGTGCAAGATTCGTGTGAGGATAATGAAAAATCCAGTCTGGAAGTTAGACAATCCTCGAGTAATCTAGGCGATTCTTCCACGCGAATTGATGAGAGACTTATTCCAGAAATCGTCGTGAAGGATCGAAATAGCACGCCTAGGTATCCGTTTAGTTCCAACTATCGCAACACGAAGAACGACAGCGATTCGTCGAATAGTTTGTCGCCACAAAAACAATTCCAGGATAGTCTATTAGAAGATGAATCACCGATTGAACAGCCGGTACTTAGAAAAATCTGTTTAGCGCCTACACGTCTAAAACTTCcgcaagaaattaaaaacgaATTAAAGGAAACCACTTGCGCCCCCTCCAATTTCACCAAACCGAATATTACGGACTCTCCTCTGTCTTCCATTGTTGACAATGGATGCGAAAAAGACAACGATGCTTTGCGTTCGTCTACGACGTTCATCATAGACAAGTGCGAAACGGAAATAAAGAATTCCATATTTGAATCGAAACCAGAAAACGAGAATTTTCTTCGGAAAGGTTCTACATCAGCTCGTCGCTTATTTCCATATAATCACACCG ATTCAAGGAAGATTGTGGATTCAGAGAATCCCCACTCTCAAGCGAGCGTACAAAGAGTCGAGAGTGAGTTGCGAGTCGTCGAGCGATCAGTCGGTGGCCAAATGTCGGGTCGCGAGGATAGTTCGGACAACGAGCCGGTGGTGGAATCCATCGGTGATAGATGCATCGGCGAGAAAGTCGATAGAGCCGCTAGTGCCGTATCGTCCACCTCGTTGAACGGCGCAAAGATAGCGCCGGTGCAGGAAAACGCGAAAACGTGCGACAGAGACCTGTTGAACGCGAAGGGGAAACGACAG CGGTTTTTATTTACCAGAAAATCACTCTCGGAGAGTGAAAGTATCGGCCGATCAAGGTGCCGTTGCAAGCACCAGGAAAGTGCTCCTTTGATTCCAGAAGGGGATCAACGCAGAGTCTTCCCGAGTCTCACGAATATTCGTCTGCAAGAATCCGGAATAGCTAATTTATCGGACACGGACAGCAG gGAGACTCTAAGCGAGCTTGAACTGCAG AAGAGGTATATAGTGTTCTCGCTATGCCTCTGCACAGATAGGGTGACTCTATCGCGAAGGGTAGCAATGTCGCTTCGGCAACGCGATCAATCGGAGAAAAATCTCTGTTGCGAGGTGCAGAAGATGCTGCAGGATATCCAG GAACTTGCGCCACTATGCACGGATAGGGAATCCGTGGAGCGGGTGGAACGGGTCAGACATCAATTGGACATGATTGTGCGATGTGCGCACAGGGTGTCTTGCACGGCCGAGACTCTAGGCGCCGTTTATCAGGAGCATAGGATTTCCCGTGCCATTCAGCTGGCCGACAGGTATCTCCAGTTGCTGCAGTCCCGGTGCGAGAAGCTGATTGCCGATGTCGCTGAGACCAA atGGCTAGAAGAAGAGCTAGCGTAG
- the LOC140664644 gene encoding uncharacterized protein isoform X9, with amino-acid sequence MSAIELENVLQQMFTECDASMSVSTPDSTTISVGDEVPISKIVQYAQDQLPTWSIDDLAEFWKCLTAASSNDCVNLWQFKEAAKCWITKIQSSQDDNNNAREKLYLVSDTDSSMKDMDISRGIVEFEVRVKLRELHEENILLRDDLERHEATIDNLRQQCSIAERQLDRCVQKCQQLEKENDEQREQLNEAIKSGKATILTLQRCKKEQQNLSRQLEAAEIEVQVIPFLKNKVEKISKEKIDCVKQITRLQDKFNETENECKQLKITITELEEINIKMKETYDQTIHNLREKNCQLTEEYNELQSLSVINGHSSGERLSMSPVSDIDGYCTHSTPYKSEKILLQESLYTELKASGFIAECSRYNLYRQELDEYDAAISTILEELEKVIQIFSKMWSSIDDVPEFNSQDMDKGTCIEALKYKVTFLLNMVTKEFTKKSTKDSSTQLGVDPANGPSNDLNQFGIMDFRDLLLKRAQPYTKIETDPHSIILHNCVNNNKDDEDSFSRVIKVFNTSTQNRFRIIEPIIEELYDIIESTHNAFISHRNHSSGNSRYRSIYTLPSQSLQSSLPTEEDSNQQTSSCQSSRTDSLDTSFARGDFCLTQENCNEKSFATESQNVSDEENLIPNRSSEMPKLNVLQMDSMALAATSEEGKSAKIIQEVSTSNPASPRRKISVYCRSFDVVTVQDSCEDNEKSSLEVRQSSSNLGDSSTRIDERLIPEIVVKDRNSTPRYPFSSNYRNTKNDSDSSNSLSPQKQFQDSLLEDESPIEQPVLRKICLAPTRLKLPQEIKNELKETTCAPSNFTKPNITDSPLSSIVDNGCEKDNDALRSSTTFIIDKCETEIKNSIFESKPENENFLRKGSTSARRLFPYNHTDSRKIVDSENPHSQASVQRVESELRVVERSVGGQMSGREDSSDNEPVVESIGDRCIGEKVDRAASAVSSTSLNGAKIAPVQENAKTCDRDLLNAKGKRQRFLFTRKSLSESESIGRSRCRCKHQESAPLIPEGDQRRVFPSLTNIRLQESGIANLSDTDSRETLSELELQKRYIVFSLCLCTDRVTLSRRVAMSLRQRDQSEKNLCCEVQKMLQDIQELAPLCTDRESVERVERVRHQLDMIVRCAHRVSCTAETLGAVYQEHRISRAIQLADRYLQLLQSRCEKLIADVAETKRILIENNIVIEENSGELCDDLPRIRYRSSTPANNHG; translated from the exons ATGTCTGCAATTGAATTGGAAAACG ttttgcAGCAAATGTTTACGGAATGTGACGCATCCATGTCCGTTTCGACGCCGGATTCGACGACGATATCTGTAGGTGACGAGGTGCCGATCTCCAAGATCGTCCAATACGCTCAGGATCAATTGCCGACCTGGTC AATCGACGATCTGGCGGAGTTTTGGAAATGTTTAACCGCCGCTTCGTCGAATGATTGTGTAAACTTGTGGCAATTCAAGGAGGCGGCCAAATGCTGGATCACCAAAATACAATCTTCGCAGGACGACAATAATAACGCGCGGGAAAAACTCTA CCTCGTAAGCGACACAGATTCGTCGATGAAAGACATGGACATAAGTAGAGGCATCGTGGAATTCGAGGTTCGCGTAAAACTTCGGGAACTTCACGAGGAAAACATCCTCCTTCGCGATGATCTTGAACGGCATGAGGCAACAATCGACAATCTCAGACAGCAATGTAGTATTGCAGAAAGACAGCT AGATCGTTGCGTTCAGAAATGTCAGCAACTCGAAAAGGAGAACGACGAGCAGAGAGAACAATTAAACGAAGCAATTAAGAGCGGAAAGGCTACGATCTTAACTCTGCAAAGATGTAAGAAAGAGCAGCAAAATTTATCGAGGCAATTGGAAGCCGCAGAGATTGAG gTACAAGTTAtaccatttttaaaaaacaaagtgGAAAAAATCAGCAAAGAGAAAATAGACTGCGTGAAACAAATCACCAGATTACAAGACAAATTTAATGAAACAGAAAACGAgtgtaaacaattaaaaatcacaATAACTGAACTGgaggaaataaatattaaaatgaaggAGACCTACGATCAGACGATTCAT AATCTGCGTGAAAAGAATTGTCAACTTACGGAGGAGTACAATGAACTGCAATCATTGTCGGTAATTAATGGACATTCTTCCGGAGAAAGa CTTTCAATGTCGCCAGTTTCTGATATAGACGGATATTGCACACATAGCACACCTTATAAATCAGAGAAAATACTGCTGCAAGAGTCATTATATACGGAACTGAAAGCTTCA GGTTTTATAGCTGAATGCAGTAGATATAACTTATATAGACAAGAACTGGACGAATATGATGCTGCGATTTCGACAATATTGGAAGAACTGGAAAA AGTTATACAGATTTTCAGTAAAATGTGGAGCTCCATCGATGATGTACCTGAGTTTAACTCGCAAGATATGGATAAAGGAACTTGTATCGAAGCATTGAAGTACAAAGTGACGTTTCTACTGAATATG gtcACAAAAGAGTTCACGAAGAAGAGCACCAAGGATTCAAGCACGCAGCTTGGAGTTGATCCGGCGAATGGCCCGAGCAATGATTTGAATCAATTTGGCATCATGGATTTCCGGGATCTGCTGCTGAAACGCGC CCAGCCgtatacaaaaattgaaacGGATCCACACTcgataattttgcataactGTGTGAACAATAACAAAGATGACGAGGATTCATTCTCGAGAGTTATAAAAGTATTCAACACAAGCACACAAAATCGGTTCCGCATCATCGAACCTATCATCGAAGAATTATACGACATCATCGAGAGCACTCATAACGCTTTTATCAGTCACAGAAATCATTCATCCGGGAATTCAAG atatcgatcaatatatacattgcCGTCGCAATCTCTGCAATCATCTTTGCCGACCGAAGAAGACTCGAATCAACAGACATCCAGTTGTCAGAGTTCAAGAACGGATTCTCTTGATACTTCCTTCGCGCGAGGAGATTTTTGTTTAACGCAAGAAAATTGCAACGAAAAATCGTTCGCTACAGAATCACAGAACGTTTCCgatgaagaaaatttaattccgAATCGATCAAGTGAGATGCCGAAATTGAACGTTCTACAAATGGATTCGATGGCGTTAGCAGCCACGTCGGAGGAGGGAAAGAGCgctaaaattattcaagaagTCAGCACGAGCAACCCGGCAAGTCCCCGTAGAAAAATCTCGGTCTACTGTCGATCCTTCGATGTGGTGACGGTGCAAGATTCGTGTGAGGATAATGAAAAATCCAGTCTGGAAGTTAGACAATCCTCGAGTAATCTAGGCGATTCTTCCACGCGAATTGATGAGAGACTTATTCCAGAAATCGTCGTGAAGGATCGAAATAGCACGCCTAGGTATCCGTTTAGTTCCAACTATCGCAACACGAAGAACGACAGCGATTCGTCGAATAGTTTGTCGCCACAAAAACAATTCCAGGATAGTCTATTAGAAGATGAATCACCGATTGAACAGCCGGTACTTAGAAAAATCTGTTTAGCGCCTACACGTCTAAAACTTCcgcaagaaattaaaaacgaATTAAAGGAAACCACTTGCGCCCCCTCCAATTTCACCAAACCGAATATTACGGACTCTCCTCTGTCTTCCATTGTTGACAATGGATGCGAAAAAGACAACGATGCTTTGCGTTCGTCTACGACGTTCATCATAGACAAGTGCGAAACGGAAATAAAGAATTCCATATTTGAATCGAAACCAGAAAACGAGAATTTTCTTCGGAAAGGTTCTACATCAGCTCGTCGCTTATTTCCATATAATCACACCG ATTCAAGGAAGATTGTGGATTCAGAGAATCCCCACTCTCAAGCGAGCGTACAAAGAGTCGAGAGTGAGTTGCGAGTCGTCGAGCGATCAGTCGGTGGCCAAATGTCGGGTCGCGAGGATAGTTCGGACAACGAGCCGGTGGTGGAATCCATCGGTGATAGATGCATCGGCGAGAAAGTCGATAGAGCCGCTAGTGCCGTATCGTCCACCTCGTTGAACGGCGCAAAGATAGCGCCGGTGCAGGAAAACGCGAAAACGTGCGACAGAGACCTGTTGAACGCGAAGGGGAAACGACAG CGGTTTTTATTTACCAGAAAATCACTCTCGGAGAGTGAAAGTATCGGCCGATCAAGGTGCCGTTGCAAGCACCAGGAAAGTGCTCCTTTGATTCCAGAAGGGGATCAACGCAGAGTCTTCCCGAGTCTCACGAATATTCGTCTGCAAGAATCCGGAATAGCTAATTTATCGGACACGGACAGCAG gGAGACTCTAAGCGAGCTTGAACTGCAG AAGAGGTATATAGTGTTCTCGCTATGCCTCTGCACAGATAGGGTGACTCTATCGCGAAGGGTAGCAATGTCGCTTCGGCAACGCGATCAATCGGAGAAAAATCTCTGTTGCGAGGTGCAGAAGATGCTGCAGGATATCCAG GAACTTGCGCCACTATGCACGGATAGGGAATCCGTGGAGCGGGTGGAACGGGTCAGACATCAATTGGACATGATTGTGCGATGTGCGCACAGGGTGTCTTGCACGGCCGAGACTCTAGGCGCCGTTTATCAGGAGCATAGGATTTCCCGTGCCATTCAGCTGGCCGACAGGTATCTCCAGTTGCTGCAGTCCCGGTGCGAGAAGCTGATTGCCGATGTCGCTGAGACCAA ACGGATTCTGATAGAGAACAATATAGTGATAGAGGAGAACTCCGGTGAGCTCTGTGACGATCTGCCCCGGATCAGATACAGGAGTAGTACACCCGCCAATAATC atGGCTAG